From Kineococcus rhizosphaerae, one genomic window encodes:
- a CDS encoding TIGR02680 family protein, which produces MDFYHYDVEEFWFHDGRLLLRGNNGAGKSKVLALTLPFLLDGDLSAHRVEPDGDPKKRMEWNLLLDGAHATSERTGYTWLELGRRTPEGLEEFRTLGCGMKAVSGRGIARRWFFSTTARLGEGLSLVDRTGTALTRERLIDVLGATGSVHDSRRAYRRHVDETFFRFGEDRYGALVDLLVQLRRPQLTKRPDEAALSAALTEALPPLDQQVLVDVAEAFRSLEDDRRELAAVEEAQEAAAAFLTHYRRYARAAVKRRTGDVRRAQSRYEAVGRDLARADRDHDSAEQRLAAAVTALTDARQRQAQLSAERTTLAGDPRLSSLDEARTSADLTGAAARDATDNHRRARERADRARAVRTDRDDALRAARDGFDATLQRLTEVAGSAGTALPAPPDPGTTEATSFVTSVRDAAARRRREAVHVRDLLQALADARTRRRARQADSDRAREDADRVAERSADAAHALTGAIGAHLVAAADVLDHTGELRLDDVQGVLEDLRSWAPTVEGPSPLQTAADAAVTRIAHELAAARSEAAARRRDLATRAQDLRAERGRLLAGEDAAPSTAATRTADRAGRAGAPLWRVVDFAPDVPAQERAGLEAALEASGLLDAWLFPDAAPAAPPGDAVVGRGDPFPGPSLADVLVPAVDRTDPAADALSDDAVRAALAGIARDGSGHASTVRLDGTFALGVLAGRWTKPAAQFISRSARDAARRARLAALDVELDEVVRAERGQQEQLAVLDERAEALDAERRRLPDDSAVRTAHARRASLAADALRAAAAVEETAAALVTAGAAVEDADTRVRDEAAQLHLEPDGAAVEAVAAAVGGLETGVEHLRLRWEVVTRAVRDLQRAEDDLDDATTDAADAERLRRERELAWTVTRTRLETLQRSIGAEVDDVQHRLAEVTAELGRTVDAIGAAEDARSAADRALGEVVGRRTQLRADLGSVEAERDAAVADLREFAASGIVAVTGAGLDVPDPSTPWAPTPAVAFARDADKAITEDVGDKEWQRFQDAVTTEVKNLTDTLVRRGNTASWSLVADVIVVDVRYAGRATTVHDLRADLDADAGERRRLLDAREREVLENHLVAEVASELQELITGAERQVADVNAELDRRPLSTGMPAADAVATRARRTGRVGGGPASPAAAERGRVVAAGPLRRRRVPAAADPGRAAGRFRRDVAGAPHGGARLPQLAPVHRAAAAGRALAPLGRAGVRR; this is translated from the coding sequence GTGGACTTCTACCACTACGACGTGGAGGAGTTCTGGTTCCACGACGGGCGGTTGCTGCTGCGCGGCAACAACGGCGCCGGGAAGTCCAAGGTGCTGGCCCTCACCCTGCCGTTTCTGCTCGACGGGGACCTGTCGGCGCACCGGGTCGAACCCGACGGCGACCCCAAGAAGCGCATGGAGTGGAACCTGCTGCTCGACGGCGCCCACGCGACCAGCGAGCGGACGGGGTACACCTGGCTGGAACTGGGACGCCGGACCCCCGAGGGGCTCGAGGAGTTCCGGACCCTGGGGTGCGGGATGAAGGCCGTGAGCGGCCGCGGGATCGCGCGGCGCTGGTTCTTCTCCACGACCGCCCGACTGGGTGAGGGGTTGTCCCTGGTGGACCGCACGGGCACCGCCCTGACGCGCGAACGCCTGATCGACGTCCTGGGCGCGACGGGCAGTGTCCACGACAGCCGGCGGGCCTACCGGCGGCACGTCGACGAGACGTTCTTCCGCTTCGGCGAGGACCGCTACGGAGCCCTCGTCGACCTGCTCGTGCAGCTGCGCCGCCCGCAGCTGACGAAACGTCCCGACGAGGCGGCGTTGTCCGCGGCGCTCACCGAAGCCCTGCCCCCGCTGGACCAGCAGGTCCTCGTCGACGTCGCGGAGGCGTTCCGCAGCCTGGAGGACGACCGCCGGGAGCTCGCGGCCGTTGAGGAGGCCCAGGAGGCCGCTGCGGCGTTCCTGACGCACTACCGCCGGTACGCCCGCGCCGCGGTCAAGCGGCGCACCGGTGACGTCCGGCGCGCGCAGTCCCGGTACGAGGCCGTCGGGCGGGACCTGGCCCGGGCCGACCGCGACCACGACAGCGCCGAGCAGCGCCTGGCCGCCGCCGTGACCGCCCTCACCGACGCGCGCCAGCGGCAGGCGCAGCTGTCGGCGGAGCGGACCACCCTGGCCGGCGATCCCCGGCTGAGTTCTCTCGACGAAGCACGCACGTCGGCGGACCTGACCGGAGCCGCCGCTCGCGACGCCACGGACAACCACCGCCGGGCCCGCGAGCGCGCGGACCGGGCCCGGGCGGTTCGCACCGACCGCGACGACGCCCTGCGGGCCGCGCGGGACGGTTTCGACGCCACCCTGCAGCGCCTGACCGAGGTCGCGGGATCGGCCGGCACCGCCCTGCCCGCACCGCCGGACCCGGGCACCACCGAGGCCACCTCCTTCGTGACGTCCGTGCGGGACGCGGCCGCGCGCAGGCGCCGGGAAGCCGTGCACGTCCGCGACCTGCTGCAGGCGCTGGCCGACGCGCGCACCCGCCGGCGCGCCCGGCAGGCCGACAGCGACCGGGCCCGGGAGGACGCCGACCGGGTCGCCGAGCGGTCGGCGGACGCCGCGCACGCCCTGACCGGGGCGATCGGGGCGCACCTCGTCGCGGCGGCGGACGTCCTCGACCACACCGGCGAGCTCCGCCTGGACGACGTGCAGGGGGTCCTGGAAGACCTGCGGTCCTGGGCACCGACCGTCGAGGGCCCCTCGCCGTTGCAGACCGCCGCGGACGCAGCCGTCACCCGGATCGCGCACGAACTGGCCGCCGCCCGCTCCGAGGCCGCCGCCCGCCGGCGCGACCTCGCGACCCGGGCGCAGGACCTGCGGGCCGAACGGGGACGGTTGCTGGCCGGTGAGGACGCCGCACCGTCCACGGCTGCGACCCGCACCGCGGACCGGGCCGGACGGGCCGGCGCGCCGCTGTGGCGGGTCGTCGACTTCGCCCCCGACGTCCCCGCGCAGGAACGCGCCGGACTGGAGGCGGCGTTGGAGGCGTCCGGGCTGCTGGACGCGTGGCTGTTCCCCGACGCCGCGCCGGCCGCGCCCCCGGGCGACGCCGTCGTCGGCCGGGGAGACCCCTTCCCCGGGCCGTCCCTCGCGGACGTCCTCGTCCCGGCCGTGGACCGCACCGACCCGGCGGCCGACGCGCTGAGCGACGACGCCGTCCGCGCCGCCCTCGCGGGCATCGCCCGCGACGGGAGCGGGCACGCCAGCACCGTCCGCCTCGACGGCACGTTCGCGCTCGGCGTCCTCGCCGGGCGCTGGACGAAACCGGCGGCGCAGTTCATCAGCCGCAGCGCCCGGGACGCCGCCCGACGGGCCCGGCTCGCAGCCCTCGACGTCGAGCTGGACGAGGTGGTGCGCGCAGAACGCGGGCAGCAGGAGCAGCTGGCGGTCCTCGACGAACGGGCCGAGGCTCTGGACGCCGAGCGGCGCCGGCTGCCCGACGACTCCGCCGTGCGCACCGCCCACGCCCGCCGCGCCTCCCTCGCCGCGGACGCCCTGCGTGCCGCCGCCGCGGTCGAGGAGACCGCCGCGGCGCTCGTCACCGCCGGCGCGGCGGTCGAGGACGCGGACACGAGGGTGCGGGACGAGGCCGCCCAGCTGCACCTGGAACCGGACGGGGCCGCGGTGGAGGCCGTGGCCGCGGCCGTCGGCGGTCTGGAGACGGGGGTCGAGCACCTGCGCCTGCGGTGGGAGGTCGTCACCCGGGCCGTGCGGGACCTGCAGCGCGCCGAGGACGACCTCGACGACGCCACCACCGACGCCGCCGACGCCGAGCGCCTGCGCCGGGAGCGGGAACTGGCGTGGACGGTGACGCGGACGAGGCTGGAGACGTTGCAGCGCAGCATCGGCGCCGAGGTCGACGACGTCCAGCACCGCCTGGCGGAGGTGACGGCCGAGCTCGGTCGCACCGTCGACGCCATCGGCGCCGCCGAGGACGCCCGCAGCGCCGCGGACCGGGCGCTGGGCGAGGTCGTGGGCCGCCGGACGCAGCTGCGCGCGGACCTGGGATCGGTCGAGGCCGAACGGGACGCCGCCGTCGCCGACCTGCGCGAGTTCGCCGCCAGCGGGATCGTCGCGGTCACCGGTGCCGGGCTCGACGTGCCCGATCCGTCCACGCCGTGGGCACCCACCCCCGCCGTGGCGTTCGCCCGCGACGCCGACAAGGCGATCACCGAGGACGTGGGCGACAAGGAGTGGCAACGGTTCCAGGACGCGGTGACCACCGAGGTCAAGAACCTCACCGACACCCTCGTCCGGCGTGGGAACACCGCGAGCTGGTCGCTGGTCGCCGACGTCATCGTCGTCGACGTCCGCTACGCCGGGCGGGCCACGACCGTGCACGACCTGCGCGCCGACCTCGACGCCGACGCTGGGGAACGCCGTCGGCTCCTGGACGCCCGCGAACGCGAGGTGCTGGAGAACCACCTCGTCGCCGAGGTCGCCAGCGAGCTGCAGGAACTCATCACCGGCGCCGAACGCCAGGTGGCCGACGTGAACGCCGAACTCGACCGGCGTCCCCTCAGCACGGGGATGCCGGCTGCGGATGCAGTGGCAACCCGTGCCCGACGGACCGGCCGGGTTGGAGGAGGCCCGGCGTCGCCTGCTGCGGCAGAGCGCGGACGCGTGGTCGCAGCAGGACCGCTCCGCCGTCGGAGAGTTCCTGCAGCAGCAGATCCAGGCCGTGCGGCAGGACGGTTCCGCCGGGACGTGGCTGGAGCACCTCACGGCGGCGCTCGACTACCGCAGCTGGCACCGGTTCACCGTGCAGCGGCTGCAGGACGGGCGCTGGCGCCCCTCGGACGGGCCGGCGTCCGGCGGTGA
- a CDS encoding SbcC/MukB-like Walker B domain-containing protein — protein MQRLQDGRWRPSDGPASGGEQVLAASVPLFAAASAHYRSAGNPDAPRIITLDEAFAGVDDTARADYLGLLAQFDLDVVMTSEREWACYPQVPGIGISHLSRVAGVDAVLVTSFRWDGRTRHPVERPASQSVVPAPRAVPPPDQDGLFP, from the coding sequence GTGCAGCGGCTGCAGGACGGGCGCTGGCGCCCCTCGGACGGGCCGGCGTCCGGCGGTGAACAGGTCCTGGCCGCCAGCGTCCCGCTGTTCGCGGCGGCCTCGGCGCACTACCGGTCGGCGGGGAACCCCGACGCGCCCCGCATCATCACCCTCGACGAGGCGTTCGCCGGGGTCGACGACACCGCGCGGGCCGACTACCTCGGGTTGCTGGCGCAGTTCGACCTCGACGTCGTCATGACCAGCGAACGGGAGTGGGCCTGCTACCCGCAGGTCCCCGGCATCGGCATCTCGCACCTGTCCCGCGTCGCAGGGGTCGACGCGGTGCTCGTGACCTCGTTCCGCTGGGACGGCCGCACCCGGCACCCCGTGGAGCGGCCCGCCAGCCAGTCCGTCGTCCCCGCGCCGCGGGCGGTCCCGCCGCCGGACCAGGACGGCCTGTTCCCGTGA
- a CDS encoding TIGR02679 family protein: MSDARLRALLGSTDSAWLRRRVRERLAAGRPVTGSVTLREPSTAERAVLDGLLGRRPRSSGALSVRLEEVDEVLRAGAWPGGLADAVVHLDGPVTVRAEQAAAAESAWASLLAPLDEQALAGPWWAPWWAPTRGSASLRRTLNGSAAPTELIASLRRVLAGLPSAGEALGTFAQRTAGDPHALDGGPLAGLVLSALAFPGGPPNGAEERRAVWAGSGIALDDVSSTVLVAGFAGDGSPTGRALAAWREAGLPAVLTLRHVVAGVPPAGPVVHVCENPVVLRAALDAFGTTTPPLVCLSGRPSAAGTVLLRGLLAQGVRVRYHGDLDWGGLSIAGSVLGLGAQPWRLGVDDYRAAVRRAGRPLRGTAVATPWDVALGAEVERVGLGVDEEAVLDLLLDDLAGSRLTCDDATGGAPAGR; this comes from the coding sequence GTGAGCGACGCCCGGCTGCGTGCGCTGCTCGGGTCCACGGACTCGGCGTGGTTGCGGCGTCGGGTGCGCGAGCGCCTCGCGGCGGGCAGACCCGTGACGGGCAGCGTGACCCTGCGCGAACCGTCCACCGCCGAACGCGCGGTGCTGGACGGGCTGCTGGGGCGACGGCCCCGTTCCTCCGGTGCGCTGTCGGTGCGTCTGGAGGAGGTCGACGAGGTGCTGCGCGCCGGAGCGTGGCCCGGTGGGCTCGCCGACGCGGTCGTCCACCTCGACGGGCCGGTGACCGTCCGCGCGGAGCAGGCGGCGGCCGCGGAGTCCGCGTGGGCGTCGTTGCTGGCTCCGCTGGACGAGCAGGCGCTCGCGGGTCCCTGGTGGGCGCCGTGGTGGGCGCCGACCCGGGGTTCGGCGTCGCTGCGGCGAACCCTGAACGGTTCTGCCGCACCGACGGAGCTGATCGCGTCCCTGCGGCGGGTACTGGCGGGACTCCCCTCCGCGGGAGAGGCGTTGGGGACGTTCGCACAACGCACCGCGGGCGACCCGCACGCCCTCGACGGGGGACCGCTGGCCGGGCTGGTGCTCTCCGCGCTCGCCTTCCCCGGTGGTCCCCCGAACGGCGCCGAGGAACGTCGGGCGGTGTGGGCGGGGTCCGGGATCGCGCTCGACGACGTGTCCTCGACGGTTCTCGTGGCCGGTTTCGCCGGGGACGGTTCGCCGACCGGGCGGGCACTGGCCGCGTGGCGGGAGGCGGGGCTGCCGGCGGTCCTCACGTTGCGGCACGTCGTGGCGGGGGTCCCGCCCGCCGGACCGGTGGTGCACGTCTGCGAGAACCCCGTCGTGCTGCGGGCCGCGCTGGACGCGTTCGGAACGACGACGCCGCCGCTGGTGTGCCTGTCGGGGCGACCCAGCGCCGCGGGGACGGTGCTGCTGCGCGGCCTCCTGGCGCAGGGGGTCCGCGTGCGCTACCACGGCGACCTGGACTGGGGCGGTCTGTCGATCGCCGGGTCCGTGCTGGGCCTGGGGGCGCAGCCGTGGCGGCTGGGGGTGGACGACTACCGCGCCGCCGTGCGGCGCGCGGGGCGGCCGTTGCGGGGCACGGCGGTGGCGACGCCGTGGGACGTCGCGTTGGGCGCCGAGGTGGAGCGGGTGGGGTTGGGCGTGGACGAGGAGGCGGTCCTGGACCTGCTGCTGGACGACCTGGCGGGTTCGCGGCTCACGTGCGACGACGCAACGGGTGGTGCGCCGGCAGGTCGGTGA
- a CDS encoding DeoR/GlpR family DNA-binding transcription regulator, whose amino-acid sequence MSSETRRATIVDLARADGLANVDALATRFGVSASTIRRDLAALTTEGRIARTYGGAIALGEHGEPTLRQRTGEAHAAKASIARWAAAQVADGDTVLLDVGSTVGALATALRGARGLTVVTASLTVIEELTDADGVTVECLGGRLRPVSQGFLGPLTEAALERVSADAVFLGTDGISPDGEVCEADLQQVRLKELMARRADRVHVLAHGAKVGARPFHAWVRLPLPWTLVTDATAPAEHVEALRERGIEVVVVSR is encoded by the coding sequence GTGTCCTCCGAGACCCGCCGCGCGACCATCGTCGACCTCGCCCGCGCCGACGGCCTCGCGAACGTCGACGCCCTCGCCACCCGGTTCGGCGTGTCCGCCTCCACGATCCGCCGCGACCTCGCGGCCCTCACCACCGAGGGCCGCATCGCCCGCACCTACGGCGGGGCCATCGCCCTCGGCGAGCACGGCGAACCCACGCTGCGGCAACGCACCGGTGAGGCCCACGCTGCCAAGGCCTCCATCGCCCGCTGGGCCGCCGCGCAGGTCGCCGACGGCGACACCGTCCTGCTCGACGTGGGCTCCACCGTCGGCGCGCTCGCCACCGCCCTGCGCGGCGCGCGCGGGCTGACGGTCGTCACCGCGAGCCTCACCGTGATCGAAGAACTCACCGACGCCGACGGCGTCACCGTGGAGTGCCTCGGCGGCCGGTTGCGCCCGGTGAGCCAGGGTTTCCTCGGCCCGCTCACCGAGGCCGCGCTCGAACGGGTCAGCGCCGACGCCGTGTTCCTCGGCACCGACGGGATCTCCCCCGACGGGGAGGTCTGCGAGGCGGACCTGCAGCAGGTGCGGCTCAAGGAACTCATGGCCCGGCGCGCTGACCGTGTCCACGTCCTCGCCCACGGCGCGAAGGTCGGCGCGCGCCCGTTCCACGCCTGGGTGCGGCTGCCGCTGCCGTGGACGCTGGTCACCGACGCCACGGCCCCCGCCGAGCACGTCGAGGCGCTGCGGGAACGGGGGATCGAGGTCGTCGTCGTGAGCCGGTGA
- the pdxA gene encoding 4-hydroxythreonine-4-phosphate dehydrogenase PdxA gives MSSTPAIAVTMGDGAGVGPEIVVAALLDEGITRNSRPVVVGDARRLHQAAKVLNVEADIVAIGSVAEFQPDRINVVDLGLLPGDLPWGELSAVAGDAAYHYVRVASEMALRGEVQAICTAPLNKEALHLGGHVYPGHTELLADLTGTPEVSMMLSTPTLKVIHVTTHIGLLDAIAKIEPGLVERTVRRGHAALVAAGNPDPRIGVCAINPHAGEGGLFGYGEEAEKISPAIDAVQADGIDARGPLAADTLFFLAARGDYDLVVAMYHDQGHGPVKVLGIEAGVNITVGLPVIRTSVDHGTAFDIAGTGTVDTRSMVEAMRQAIEVAPRPDAG, from the coding sequence ATGAGCAGCACCCCCGCCATCGCCGTCACAATGGGCGACGGCGCCGGCGTCGGCCCCGAGATCGTCGTCGCCGCCCTCCTCGACGAGGGGATCACCCGGAACTCACGCCCCGTCGTCGTCGGCGACGCGCGCCGACTGCACCAGGCCGCGAAGGTTCTGAATGTCGAGGCCGACATCGTCGCGATCGGGAGCGTCGCCGAGTTCCAGCCCGACCGGATCAACGTCGTCGACCTCGGTCTGCTCCCTGGGGACCTGCCTTGGGGGGAGTTGTCCGCCGTTGCGGGCGACGCGGCCTACCACTACGTCCGGGTCGCCAGCGAGATGGCGCTGCGTGGGGAGGTCCAGGCCATCTGCACCGCTCCCCTCAACAAGGAGGCCCTGCACCTCGGCGGGCACGTCTACCCCGGCCACACCGAACTGCTCGCCGACCTCACCGGAACCCCCGAAGTGTCGATGATGTTGTCGACGCCCACCCTCAAGGTCATCCACGTCACCACCCACATCGGCCTCCTCGACGCCATCGCGAAGATCGAACCCGGTCTCGTCGAGCGCACCGTCCGCCGCGGGCACGCCGCCCTCGTCGCCGCGGGCAACCCGGACCCGAGGATCGGGGTGTGTGCGATCAACCCGCACGCGGGGGAGGGCGGGTTGTTCGGGTACGGCGAGGAGGCCGAGAAGATCAGCCCCGCGATCGACGCCGTCCAGGCCGACGGGATCGACGCCCGTGGACCGCTCGCCGCCGACACGCTGTTCTTCCTCGCCGCCCGCGGCGACTACGACCTCGTCGTCGCGATGTACCACGACCAGGGCCACGGCCCGGTGAAGGTCCTCGGCATCGAGGCGGGCGTGAACATCACCGTCGGCCTGCCGGTGATCCGCACGTCCGTCGACCACGGCACGGCCTTCGACATCGCCGGCACCGGCACCGTCGACACCCGCAGCATGGTCGAGGCGATGCGGCAGGCCATCGAGGTCGCCCCCCGCCCCGACGCGGGCTGA
- a CDS encoding four-carbon acid sugar kinase family protein — translation MTELLVLADDLSGAAESAAALRVRGSRRHGPVHVALWPAPAPPGDAVVDLHSRHLPAADVGHRLTEVLHRHQGRTVVTKVDSLLRGNLVPGVRAARKTVLLAPALPVAGRTVREGRLLVEGRPLATTAAWVIEDRPAPDTVADALPGVPTTVLPLALVRSVELRAHLARVDDGTVVICDAETDDDLDRLVTAAPGCALAGSAALVAAVARALPAGTPGPPEPPRDTRNVVVVVGTAEPVAQQQLRELERAGASVVDLPCADVLDGTAAAHLTKATRNPLTVVRLTGRAEGRSLSRALGRVVADAVGPADLVLTGGETARQVLDALGVPSLRIVGQIEHGAVRSETPDGRHVVTRPGSFGGPDSLLTIVRALNPDLLRGTP, via the coding sequence GTGACCGAACTCCTCGTCCTGGCCGACGACCTCTCCGGCGCCGCTGAGTCCGCTGCCGCCCTCCGCGTGCGCGGTTCGCGCAGGCACGGCCCCGTCCACGTCGCCCTCTGGCCCGCTCCCGCCCCGCCCGGGGACGCCGTCGTCGACCTGCACTCCCGCCACCTGCCCGCCGCCGACGTCGGGCACCGCCTCACCGAGGTCCTCCACCGACACCAGGGCCGGACCGTCGTCACCAAGGTCGACAGCCTGCTGCGCGGCAACCTCGTCCCCGGCGTCCGCGCAGCACGGAAGACGGTCCTGCTCGCCCCCGCCCTCCCCGTCGCCGGCCGCACCGTCCGCGAGGGCCGCCTCCTTGTCGAGGGCCGCCCCCTGGCGACGACGGCCGCGTGGGTGATCGAGGACCGCCCCGCCCCGGACACCGTCGCCGACGCCCTCCCCGGCGTCCCGACCACCGTGCTGCCCCTCGCCCTGGTCCGGTCCGTGGAGCTCCGCGCCCACCTCGCGCGCGTCGACGACGGCACCGTCGTCATCTGCGACGCCGAGACCGACGACGACCTCGACCGCCTCGTCACCGCCGCCCCCGGCTGCGCCCTCGCTGGCTCGGCGGCCCTCGTCGCCGCGGTCGCCCGCGCCCTGCCCGCCGGGACCCCCGGGCCACCCGAACCCCCGCGGGACACGCGGAACGTCGTCGTGGTCGTCGGCACCGCCGAACCCGTCGCCCAGCAGCAACTCCGGGAACTCGAACGCGCCGGTGCCTCCGTCGTCGACCTGCCCTGCGCCGACGTCCTCGACGGAACCGCCGCTGCCCACCTGACGAAGGCCACCCGGAACCCCCTGACCGTCGTCCGCCTCACCGGCCGGGCCGAGGGGCGCTCGCTGTCCCGCGCCCTGGGCCGGGTCGTCGCCGACGCCGTCGGCCCCGCCGACCTCGTCCTCACCGGCGGGGAGACCGCCCGCCAGGTCCTCGACGCGCTCGGCGTGCCGTCCCTGCGCATCGTCGGGCAGATCGAGCACGGCGCCGTCCGCTCCGAGACCCCCGACGGCCGCCACGTCGTCACCCGGCCGGGCAGCTTCGGCGGCCCGGACAGCCTGCTCACCATCGTCCGTGCGCTGAACCCCGACCTCCTGAGAGGCACACCATGA
- a CDS encoding ApaLI family restriction endonuclease, protein MIYIAAHDTGVEGLPQPISTVPDLFDDNFGLTFKFPGVDARELFEIALTLNAELETYVACLATIHKFRLKYRQVLQTQPFATMDQVGPRALLQYKQLENRSLAALLVWRKWLFDIDNRAAQDTGYLFEPVISAALGGASFGARNSPIRRLNDTSKGRQIDCVIDNRAYEIKIRVTIAASGQGRWREELTFPAEAKAAGFVPVLVVLDPTDNPKLAELVEAYLAAGGERYLGEDAWNHLRATASAEMAIFLGKYIHAPLDAVVESLSDSEPLPDLQLTDLMTSVRFKVGDGSWSVPRNAQRGVQEADED, encoded by the coding sequence TTGATATACATTGCCGCTCATGACACGGGCGTGGAAGGTCTTCCACAACCGATCTCAACCGTCCCCGATCTATTCGATGACAACTTTGGTCTAACCTTCAAATTTCCAGGGGTTGACGCACGAGAATTATTTGAAATTGCACTCACACTTAATGCCGAGCTTGAGACTTACGTCGCTTGCCTCGCTACGATTCACAAATTTCGCCTTAAGTATCGTCAAGTGCTACAAACCCAGCCGTTTGCGACTATGGACCAGGTTGGTCCACGTGCATTGCTGCAGTACAAACAGCTAGAAAACAGGTCGCTCGCTGCGTTACTGGTTTGGCGCAAATGGCTTTTTGATATCGACAATCGCGCTGCGCAAGATACTGGATATCTTTTCGAGCCCGTCATCTCCGCAGCGCTAGGTGGCGCTTCCTTCGGTGCGCGAAATAGTCCGATCCGTCGACTGAACGACACATCTAAAGGACGTCAGATTGACTGCGTTATTGACAACAGGGCCTACGAAATAAAAATCCGCGTTACCATTGCCGCCAGCGGCCAAGGCCGCTGGCGTGAAGAATTGACTTTTCCCGCAGAAGCGAAAGCCGCGGGTTTCGTGCCCGTTCTGGTAGTGCTGGACCCTACGGATAATCCAAAGCTTGCTGAACTCGTGGAGGCATACCTTGCGGCGGGTGGGGAACGCTACCTAGGAGAGGATGCCTGGAACCACCTGCGCGCGACTGCAAGTGCAGAGATGGCGATATTTCTAGGAAAATACATTCATGCCCCGCTGGATGCCGTAGTGGAGTCACTTTCTGATAGCGAACCGCTACCAGACCTGCAACTTACCGATCTCATGACCAGTGTTCGATTTAAGGTGGGCGACGGCTCATGGTCCGTGCCACGAAACGCTCAGCGCGGAGTTCAAGAGGCTGACGAAGACTAG
- a CDS encoding DNA cytosine methyltransferase, with protein sequence MLSPVMSSTPSLPQVKVVDLFCGAGGLTIGFEDAGLDVAVASDFWHSAAETHRINFPSIPFIEADIRDVTPADIKSHCGGLAPDVVAGGPPCQGFSSAGARSEIDIRNTLVRHYAKLAVELEPSVIVFENVEGFLTAGGGAFVVDLIDPLVEAGYSIRLEKLNVAHFGVPQLRKRVIAIASRGRTPAQLEPSHSASGAPGVWRRGIGLPYTRTVGDALARTASDLADELNVPRKSSELERKRIEALKPGQTMRDLDSSLHHASYARRANRRVGDGMPTEKRGGAPAGLRRLVSGEPSKAITSAAVREFVHPTENRMITLREAAILQTFPADFHFSGNRSEIATMIGNAIPAAFAAALGSAVLETLKRPPGDVRGELIDFIVTHAEAMSPALAKTVRLVNQRYSSTSGQPSLFS encoded by the coding sequence ATGCTGAGTCCAGTCATGTCATCAACCCCCAGCCTCCCCCAGGTAAAAGTGGTCGATCTCTTCTGTGGTGCGGGGGGCCTTACGATTGGGTTTGAGGACGCCGGCCTCGACGTTGCGGTTGCTTCAGATTTCTGGCATTCTGCTGCTGAAACGCACCGAATCAACTTTCCGAGTATTCCATTTATCGAAGCGGATATTCGAGATGTAACTCCCGCGGATATCAAGAGTCACTGCGGCGGCTTGGCCCCTGATGTTGTTGCTGGAGGCCCCCCATGTCAGGGGTTTTCGTCCGCAGGCGCGCGAAGTGAGATCGATATTCGGAACACCCTTGTGCGGCACTACGCAAAACTTGCCGTCGAACTAGAGCCAAGCGTCATTGTCTTCGAGAATGTAGAGGGATTCTTGACGGCTGGCGGCGGTGCATTTGTAGTCGATCTTATTGATCCTCTTGTTGAGGCGGGGTATTCCATACGACTTGAAAAGCTAAACGTGGCACATTTTGGCGTTCCTCAATTGCGCAAGCGCGTGATTGCGATTGCCTCTAGAGGACGAACTCCCGCACAGCTTGAACCGTCGCATAGCGCGAGTGGCGCTCCAGGTGTATGGCGGAGAGGGATCGGTTTGCCGTACACGCGCACTGTAGGTGACGCACTTGCACGTACAGCCTCGGATCTAGCGGATGAGCTAAATGTGCCGCGAAAGTCTTCGGAACTTGAGCGCAAGCGTATTGAGGCCCTAAAGCCTGGTCAAACTATGCGCGATCTTGATTCCTCACTCCACCATGCGAGCTACGCCAGGCGCGCAAATCGACGTGTTGGAGACGGGATGCCCACCGAAAAGCGCGGTGGCGCGCCAGCAGGACTTCGCAGGCTAGTTTCGGGTGAGCCGTCGAAAGCAATCACGAGTGCTGCTGTTCGTGAGTTCGTTCATCCAACAGAAAACAGAATGATTACTCTTCGCGAAGCCGCGATTCTGCAGACTTTCCCTGCCGATTTCCATTTTTCTGGCAACCGTTCTGAAATTGCCACAATGATCGGTAATGCAATTCCTGCAGCGTTCGCGGCGGCCCTTGGGAGTGCTGTCTTGGAGACCCTAAAGCGACCTCCAGGTGACGTCCGGGGAGAACTTATCGATTTTATCGTGACTCATGCAGAAGCTATGAGCCCAGCGCTAGCCAAAACTGTTAGACTGGTTAACCAGCGGTACAGTTCAACGTCCGGCCAGCCCTCGCTTTTTAGTTGA
- a CDS encoding very short patch repair endonuclease — MMRRTGRRDTRPELALRRELHRRGLRYLVDSTPPGTNRRRRADLVFRGAKVAVFVDGCFWHSCPIHLHPPKANEDWWRVKLASITARDRDTDALLSGAGWHVVRVWEHEGPVAAADRVHGIVHARS, encoded by the coding sequence ATCATGCGCCGCACCGGCCGCCGCGACACACGCCCCGAACTCGCGCTGCGCCGCGAACTGCACCGCCGCGGTCTGCGCTACCTCGTGGATTCGACGCCGCCGGGTACCAACCGCCGTCGCCGCGCCGACCTCGTGTTCCGCGGCGCGAAGGTCGCCGTTTTCGTCGATGGCTGTTTTTGGCACTCCTGCCCCATCCACCTCCATCCACCGAAGGCGAACGAGGACTGGTGGCGGGTGAAGCTGGCGAGCATCACCGCCCGTGATCGCGACACCGACGCATTGCTCTCGGGCGCTGGGTGGCATGTGGTGCGAGTGTGGGAACATGAAGGCCCCGTTGCTGCTGCGGACCGGGTACATGGCATCGTGCATGCCCGGTCGTAG